In Candidatus Eisenbacteria bacterium, the following are encoded in one genomic region:
- the mfd gene encoding transcription-repair coupling factor: MLTDLRGILHDTRPFREIRRRFAEGARVVPVEGAGASVLSFAVADMVEGSDASVLLVLPRPDDAELFAEELEGMLGEDRVFLYPSWELLPYEKHSPGLHLTAMRQRALAHLIRGGPGVVIAAPRALQIRVAPRRVTAEYRVEISRGGEIDLDRLSERLVQMGFTRAPVAEDAGAFARRGGILDVFPAGSRMPFRVEMFGDEIDSIREYDPESQRSIRDLDAVELAPQREFPLPDEAVRRAQEAAPPGEEGDLLGRGAHFEGIERWLPLLFPDAETLFDYLPAEARVVLLEEREAMGAALEMWEEAERFFGKDAGPESPPPPAAAFLDARSLEERIRSFPLLSARRGSHGGGADAVAVGAIPSPPFLGRTDLLQSELRGFLDKGNRVWILCDNQGQADRLAEILEPFEGMIAVGLGRLRRGFLLPGERIVVLADHEIFRRLRRRRLDRRRPRGTVIDSYLSLKTGDYVVHAGHGIGRFQGIERIEVEGTGRDCVVLAYAGGDRLYVPVDQMNLLQKYSGADAARPSVDRIGGTGWEKTRAKAKRAVRHLAKELLRLYATRRARPGFAFSADGVWQRELEDSFLYEETEHQARAVREVKRDMESTGPMDRLVCGDVGYGKTEVAVRAAFKAVLDGRQVAVLVPTTLLAHQHLRTFSDRFAGFPVRVEALSRFRRPAETREVREGLARGSVDVVIGTHRLLQKDIVFRDLGLIVVDEEQRFGVAQKEKLKRLRETVDVLTLTATPIPRTLYMGLAGARDISIIDTPPKDRLPIITEVIEFDPNVISAAILRELDRGGQVYFVHNRVRSIGAMAAFLGRLVPEARIGVGHGQMAERQLEGVMLDFLERKIDVLVSTMIIESGLDIPSVNTMLVNRADRFGLAQLYQLRGRVGRSRHRAYTYLLVPKERAVTEDARKRLEAIATYTDLGSGYRIARKDLEIRGAGNLLGAEQHGFAASVGFEMYCKLLEEAVRELRGEEGPARRETRLEASADSYLPDDYVGDPDLKVILYRRLAETSSVEEVERIRDEAEDRFGRLPPEAKNLFDLRGVKLLGEAAGAETIRLDPRRIRIRFPEGAPVPPEKVRALVRSSAEPLRFDASRGLLIEIDLPPGADPAERATKVLAGLV, from the coding sequence ATGCTGACCGACCTACGCGGAATTCTCCACGACACGCGGCCCTTTCGGGAGATCCGGCGCCGATTCGCGGAGGGGGCGCGCGTGGTGCCCGTCGAAGGGGCCGGAGCGTCGGTCCTCTCCTTCGCCGTCGCCGATATGGTGGAAGGAAGCGACGCGTCGGTGCTCCTCGTCCTTCCCCGGCCGGACGACGCGGAGCTTTTCGCCGAGGAACTGGAGGGGATGCTCGGCGAGGACCGCGTTTTCCTTTATCCCTCATGGGAACTGCTCCCCTACGAGAAGCATTCCCCCGGCCTGCATCTCACCGCCATGCGCCAGCGCGCCCTCGCCCACCTGATCCGCGGCGGCCCCGGCGTGGTGATCGCCGCCCCCCGGGCGCTCCAGATCCGCGTCGCCCCCCGGCGGGTGACCGCAGAGTACCGGGTCGAAATCAGCCGAGGCGGCGAGATCGACCTCGATCGCCTGAGCGAGCGGCTTGTTCAGATGGGTTTCACGCGGGCGCCCGTCGCCGAAGACGCGGGGGCGTTCGCCCGCCGCGGCGGCATACTGGACGTCTTCCCGGCCGGGAGCCGCATGCCGTTTCGCGTCGAGATGTTCGGCGACGAGATCGATTCGATCCGCGAATACGACCCGGAATCGCAGCGTTCCATCCGGGATCTGGACGCCGTGGAGCTGGCGCCGCAGCGCGAGTTCCCCCTCCCCGACGAGGCCGTGCGGCGCGCGCAGGAGGCCGCCCCGCCCGGCGAGGAGGGGGACCTGCTCGGCCGGGGGGCCCACTTCGAAGGGATCGAACGTTGGCTTCCCCTCCTCTTTCCGGACGCGGAAACCCTCTTCGATTATCTGCCCGCGGAGGCCCGCGTGGTTCTTCTCGAGGAGAGGGAGGCGATGGGCGCCGCGCTGGAGATGTGGGAAGAGGCGGAGCGGTTTTTCGGGAAGGACGCCGGCCCGGAGTCTCCCCCGCCGCCGGCCGCCGCCTTCCTGGACGCGCGCTCCCTCGAAGAGAGAATCCGCTCCTTCCCGCTCCTTTCGGCGCGCCGCGGCTCCCACGGCGGCGGAGCGGACGCGGTCGCCGTCGGCGCCATCCCGTCGCCTCCCTTCCTCGGCCGGACCGATCTCCTCCAGTCGGAATTACGGGGTTTTCTGGACAAGGGGAACCGCGTCTGGATCCTCTGCGACAACCAGGGGCAGGCGGACCGTCTCGCCGAGATTCTGGAGCCGTTCGAGGGGATGATCGCGGTCGGCCTCGGCCGGCTCCGGCGGGGATTCCTCCTTCCCGGCGAGAGGATCGTCGTCCTCGCCGATCACGAGATCTTCCGGCGGCTCCGCCGCCGCCGCCTCGATCGCCGCCGCCCCCGCGGCACGGTGATCGATAGCTACCTCTCCCTGAAGACGGGGGATTACGTGGTCCATGCCGGCCACGGCATCGGGCGGTTCCAGGGGATCGAGAGGATCGAGGTGGAGGGGACCGGGCGGGACTGCGTCGTCCTCGCCTACGCCGGCGGCGACCGCCTCTACGTCCCCGTCGATCAGATGAACCTGCTGCAAAAGTACAGCGGCGCCGACGCGGCGCGGCCCTCCGTCGACCGGATCGGCGGCACGGGCTGGGAAAAGACGCGGGCGAAGGCGAAGCGCGCCGTCCGCCACCTCGCCAAGGAGCTGCTCCGTCTCTACGCGACCCGCCGGGCGCGCCCCGGTTTCGCCTTCTCGGCGGACGGAGTCTGGCAACGGGAGCTGGAAGATTCCTTCTTATATGAAGAGACGGAGCACCAGGCCCGGGCGGTGCGCGAGGTGAAACGGGACATGGAGTCCACCGGGCCGATGGACCGGCTGGTCTGCGGCGACGTGGGGTACGGCAAGACGGAAGTGGCGGTCCGGGCCGCGTTCAAGGCGGTGCTCGACGGCAGGCAGGTGGCGGTGCTCGTGCCGACCACGCTTCTCGCCCACCAGCACCTCCGCACTTTCAGCGACCGCTTCGCCGGTTTCCCGGTGCGTGTGGAGGCGCTCTCCCGGTTCCGCCGCCCCGCCGAGACGCGGGAGGTCCGGGAGGGGCTCGCGCGGGGGAGCGTGGACGTGGTGATCGGCACGCACCGCCTGCTGCAGAAGGACATCGTCTTCCGCGACCTGGGCCTGATCGTGGTGGACGAGGAGCAGCGCTTCGGCGTCGCCCAGAAAGAGAAGCTGAAGAGGCTGCGGGAGACGGTGGACGTGCTCACCCTGACCGCCACGCCGATCCCGCGCACCCTCTACATGGGCCTCGCCGGCGCCCGGGATATCTCCATCATCGACACGCCCCCCAAGGACCGGCTGCCGATCATCACCGAGGTGATCGAATTCGACCCGAACGTGATCAGCGCGGCGATCCTGCGGGAGTTGGACCGGGGCGGGCAGGTCTATTTCGTCCACAACCGGGTCCGATCCATCGGCGCCATGGCCGCGTTCCTGGGGCGCCTCGTGCCGGAGGCGCGGATCGGCGTCGGCCACGGGCAGATGGCGGAGCGCCAGCTCGAGGGGGTGATGCTCGATTTCCTGGAGCGGAAGATCGACGTGCTCGTCTCCACCATGATCATCGAGTCGGGCCTGGACATTCCGAGCGTGAACACCATGCTCGTCAATCGCGCGGACCGCTTCGGCCTCGCCCAGCTCTATCAGCTGCGGGGCCGGGTGGGACGGTCGCGGCACAGAGCCTACACCTATCTGCTCGTGCCGAAGGAGCGGGCGGTGACCGAGGACGCCCGCAAGCGGCTCGAAGCGATCGCCACCTACACCGATCTCGGCTCCGGCTACCGGATCGCCAGGAAGGACTTGGAGATCCGGGGGGCGGGGAACCTGCTCGGCGCGGAGCAGCACGGTTTCGCCGCGTCGGTCGGTTTCGAGATGTACTGCAAACTGCTCGAGGAAGCGGTGCGGGAGCTGCGCGGCGAAGAGGGCCCGGCCCGCCGCGAAACGCGCCTGGAGGCGAGCGCCGACAGCTATCTGCCGGACGACTACGTGGGGGACCCGGACCTGAAGGTCATCCTGTACCGGCGTCTCGCCGAGACCTCCTCCGTCGAGGAAGTGGAGAGGATCCGGGACGAGGCGGAGGACCGCTTCGGACGGCTGCCGCCGGAGGCGAAGAACCTCTTCGACCTGCGCGGGGTGAAGCTCCTGGGCGAGGCGGCGGGTGCCGAGACGATCCGGCTCGATCCGCGGCGGATCCGGATCCGCTTCCCCGAAGGGGCGCCGGTGCCGCCGGAAAAGGTGCGCGCCCTGGTCCGTTCGTCGGCGGAGCCGCTCCGCTTCGACGCCAGCCGCGGCCTCCTGATCGAGATCGATCTGCCCCCGGGCGCCGACCCGGCGGAAAGGGCCACGAAAGTCTTGGCGGGCCTTGTCTAG
- a CDS encoding BatA domain-containing protein, which translates to MTFLQSIFLAGLAAALIPVLIHLLNRPRARVVRFSTLEFIRRLQIKKSRRIRFREILLLLLRVALIALLALAFARPALRGAAAGIGGRARTSACIVLDASYSMGYGEGDRTLFDRAKERARSAADLLQEGDEALLLLASSSPESRFERPTHNFRLLDAEIDRAVLGARGTDFSLSLLEAARALEGSRNANREIYLVSDMQRIGFADAGAAGAAIAEAGIRLFLLPVGEGARPNRAVTGAELYEPRRFGETLRIRATAINYGEEPTEGLVTLLLDGERRGTSPIRLEPGGTESVLFSVLLRGGGTHAGEIRLDDDPLPRDDAFFFTFHRPDRLEVLLVGDPSGEGTRYLRNALDPDGNEGAEGEGGMIHVQTADPSELRSIRLDRFHAVFLAGPAVRDEGVVAPLEEYVLGGGGVVIVPGDGIDVGFYNRVLLPRLAGNVRFGPVASSPGGLPAGVDRFDAEHPLFTVFRQGLDRALRDLRIYRHLRIETDAAARAVARIADGDPLLVEARRGAGRVFLWAVGADPEWSDLPTRPFFLPLVHETVRYLYSGGALHMGSLAVGRSYRKDVTGLVLGEEVLCRTPREEVALQPRSEGDRLLLEFDGTGLPGFYRIESEGFDDLFAVNPETEESDLAPLPESEWEERLGTDRFTVIPEKQRPDRPVLQARYGRELRRELLWLAFFVAVAELVLGRGLRRSAPIPRDD; encoded by the coding sequence ATGACTTTTCTGCAATCGATCTTTCTGGCCGGGTTGGCCGCCGCGCTCATTCCGGTGTTGATCCACCTTCTGAACCGCCCCCGGGCTCGGGTGGTGCGTTTCAGCACGCTCGAGTTCATCCGGCGCCTGCAGATCAAGAAGTCCCGCAGGATCCGATTCCGCGAGATCCTGCTCCTCCTTCTCCGGGTCGCGCTGATCGCGCTCCTCGCCCTCGCCTTCGCCAGACCGGCGCTTCGCGGCGCCGCCGCCGGCATCGGCGGGCGGGCGCGCACTTCCGCCTGCATCGTGCTGGACGCGAGCTACAGCATGGGGTACGGGGAGGGGGACCGTACCCTTTTCGACCGTGCCAAGGAACGGGCCCGGAGCGCGGCCGATCTGCTGCAGGAGGGGGACGAGGCGCTTCTGCTTCTCGCCTCCTCTTCGCCCGAATCGCGCTTCGAGCGCCCGACCCATAACTTCCGTCTTCTCGATGCGGAGATCGATCGGGCGGTTCTCGGCGCGCGCGGGACCGATTTTTCCCTCTCTCTTCTGGAAGCGGCGCGCGCGCTGGAGGGATCGAGGAACGCCAACCGCGAGATCTATCTCGTCAGCGACATGCAGAGAATCGGATTCGCCGACGCCGGCGCGGCGGGAGCGGCGATCGCCGAGGCGGGCATCCGGCTCTTTCTTCTCCCGGTGGGGGAGGGGGCGCGCCCGAACCGGGCGGTGACCGGCGCGGAGCTTTACGAGCCGAGGCGTTTCGGCGAGACCCTGCGAATTCGGGCGACGGCGATCAATTACGGCGAAGAACCGACCGAGGGGCTCGTCACCCTGCTGCTCGACGGCGAGCGCCGGGGCACGTCGCCGATCCGCCTCGAGCCGGGAGGAACCGAGTCGGTTCTTTTCTCGGTCCTTCTCCGGGGCGGCGGGACGCACGCGGGGGAAATCCGTCTCGACGACGATCCCCTTCCTCGAGACGACGCCTTCTTCTTCACATTCCACCGGCCCGACCGGCTGGAGGTGCTTCTCGTCGGCGATCCTTCCGGCGAGGGGACGCGCTATCTGAGAAACGCCCTCGACCCGGACGGGAACGAGGGCGCCGAAGGGGAGGGGGGGATGATTCACGTCCAAACCGCCGACCCGAGTGAACTCCGTTCGATCCGCCTCGACCGTTTTCACGCCGTGTTTCTTGCCGGGCCGGCCGTGCGGGACGAGGGGGTGGTCGCACCCCTGGAGGAATACGTTCTCGGCGGCGGCGGCGTGGTGATCGTCCCCGGCGACGGAATCGACGTGGGCTTTTATAACCGCGTCCTCCTCCCCCGTCTCGCGGGAAACGTCCGTTTCGGGCCGGTGGCCTCTTCCCCGGGCGGGCTGCCCGCCGGCGTCGATCGTTTCGACGCCGAACATCCGCTCTTCACGGTGTTCCGCCAGGGGCTCGACCGGGCGCTCCGCGACCTGCGCATCTACCGCCACCTCCGCATCGAAACGGACGCCGCCGCCCGGGCGGTCGCGCGCATCGCCGACGGCGACCCGCTCCTGGTGGAGGCGCGGCGCGGGGCGGGCCGCGTCTTTCTCTGGGCGGTCGGCGCCGACCCGGAGTGGAGCGATCTCCCGACGCGCCCCTTCTTCCTCCCCCTCGTGCACGAGACGGTCCGCTATCTTTACTCCGGCGGCGCCCTGCACATGGGAAGCCTCGCCGTGGGCCGCTCTTACCGGAAGGACGTCACCGGGCTCGTCCTCGGAGAGGAGGTCCTCTGCCGCACCCCGCGGGAGGAGGTGGCGCTCCAGCCGAGAAGCGAGGGGGACAGGCTGCTCCTCGAGTTCGACGGTACCGGTCTCCCCGGTTTTTATCGGATCGAGTCGGAGGGGTTCGACGATCTCTTCGCGGTCAACCCGGAGACGGAAGAGTCGGACCTCGCCCCCCTTCCGGAGTCGGAGTGGGAGGAGCGTCTCGGCACGGACCGCTTCACGGTGATCCCGGAGAAGCAGCGCCCGGACCGGCCCGTCCTTCAGGCGAGGTACGGCCGGGAACTCCGGCGGGAACTGCTCTGGCTCGCCTTCTTCGTCGCCGTGGCGGAGCTGGTGCTCGGCCGCGGGCTGCGCCGCTCCGCTCCGATCCCGCGGGACGACTGA